The Desulfuromonas versatilis genome has a segment encoding these proteins:
- a CDS encoding TlpA family protein disulfide reductase, protein MAGRFSIILLLVLATLGLAGAASAQQGRLIAFGDRFPEVALPVPPQAEARDYLGIAPGESFALSGVKAELVLVELLNVHCLHCQMQTRPYNRLVELIEENPATRGRIKLLAVAVGNVPEEVGAFVEKFQVRFPVLPDPRFTIYRALGGQATPFSIYVRQDRPGSEGVVAGTHLGTNFDHEQLLAELQRLAGADLEELRRQGEAAVKVRSAVTSMFSEQELDLRVRNAFINTGGRILNVMPLDLRSGRRVYTALMQQGEERRRLFAEVTSRSAVCDICHDVHFIYVFEPTGKVVGFEPLHLTKYKNHVWTAAEVEIMRRRVVGTYLSAPPPFDPKIDAVTSATMTSAIIFDSLAQGEALLAELREKGLIAVP, encoded by the coding sequence ATGGCAGGTCGTTTTTCGATAATTTTGTTGCTGGTGCTGGCGACCCTCGGCCTCGCCGGCGCCGCCTCTGCCCAGCAGGGGCGGCTGATCGCCTTCGGCGATCGCTTTCCCGAGGTGGCCCTGCCGGTGCCCCCGCAGGCCGAGGCCAGGGACTACCTGGGCATTGCCCCGGGGGAGAGCTTCGCGCTGAGCGGGGTCAAGGCCGAACTGGTGCTGGTTGAGTTGCTCAACGTGCACTGCCTGCATTGCCAGATGCAGACCCGTCCCTACAACCGGCTGGTCGAGCTGATCGAGGAGAACCCCGCCACCCGCGGCCGGATCAAGCTGCTGGCGGTGGCGGTGGGCAACGTCCCCGAGGAGGTCGGCGCCTTTGTCGAGAAGTTCCAGGTGCGCTTCCCGGTGCTGCCCGATCCGCGTTTCACCATCTACCGCGCCCTGGGCGGGCAGGCCACGCCGTTTTCCATCTACGTCCGCCAGGATCGCCCGGGCAGCGAGGGGGTGGTGGCCGGCACCCACCTCGGCACCAACTTCGACCATGAACAGCTGCTGGCGGAGTTGCAGCGCCTGGCCGGCGCCGATCTCGAGGAACTGCGTCGCCAGGGGGAGGCTGCGGTGAAGGTGCGCAGCGCCGTGACCTCCATGTTCTCCGAACAGGAGCTGGATTTGCGGGTGCGCAACGCCTTTATCAACACCGGCGGGCGGATCCTCAACGTCATGCCCCTTGATCTGCGCAGCGGCCGCCGCGTCTACACCGCGCTGATGCAGCAGGGCGAGGAGCGCCGCCGCCTGTTCGCCGAAGTGACCAGCCGCAGCGCGGTCTGCGACATCTGCCACGACGTGCACTTCATCTACGTTTTCGAGCCGACGGGAAAGGTGGTCGGCTTCGAACCGCTGCACCTGACCAAGTACAAGAACCATGTCTGGACCGCCGCGGAGGTGGAAATCATGCGCCGCCGCGTGGTCGGGACCTACCTCAGCGCGCCGCCCCCATTCGACCCCAAGATCGACGCGGTCACCTCGGCCACCATGACCTCCGCGATCATTTTCGACAGCCTCGCCCAGGGCGAGGCGCTGCTCGCCGAGCTGCGGGAGAAAGGGCTGATCGCTGTCCCCTGA
- the mgtE gene encoding magnesium transporter: MTADAKIDINALEKPWENLHELVTAGEAEPLLAFLDLMSPTETALAISRLSSEDQSRLLTLLSPADAAEVLEDISETQAADMIEELSPAHAAAILEELDSDHIADLLGDMDEDSAAAILDNMAPEEAEEARQFLEYPPDTAGGLMISECLAYREEQRISDVLTDLQANRETYADYNVQYLYVTDERQRLRGVLRMHDLLFPVHAAPLSQLMIRDPHKVRVDAGLDRLRDFFEEHRLFGAPVVDEQNRLQGVVLPEAVEEAGRKRSVRQFLGLSGIIGGEEFRSMPLLVRSGRRLSWLSLNIVLNIIAASVIAIYQDTLAAAIALAVFLPMVSDMSGCSGNQAVAVSMRELSLGLVRPGELLRVMAKEASLGVVNGLALGLLLGAVAFFWKNNYYLGLVVGGALAANTLVAVTLGGLLPLLLKRLKMDPALVSSPLLTTVTDMAGFFFVLSFATAVLPRLSGG, encoded by the coding sequence ATGACAGCCGACGCCAAGATCGACATCAACGCCCTGGAAAAACCCTGGGAAAACCTCCACGAGCTGGTCACCGCCGGCGAGGCGGAGCCGCTGCTGGCCTTTCTCGACCTGATGAGCCCCACCGAGACGGCCCTGGCCATCTCCCGCCTGAGCTCCGAGGACCAGAGCCGCCTGCTGACCCTGCTTTCCCCGGCGGATGCGGCGGAGGTGCTCGAGGACATCTCCGAGACCCAGGCGGCGGACATGATCGAGGAACTGTCACCGGCCCACGCCGCCGCCATCCTCGAGGAACTCGACAGCGACCACATCGCCGACCTGCTGGGGGACATGGACGAGGACAGCGCGGCGGCCATCCTCGACAACATGGCCCCCGAAGAAGCCGAGGAGGCCCGCCAGTTCCTCGAATATCCGCCCGATACCGCCGGGGGGCTGATGATCTCCGAATGCCTCGCCTACCGCGAGGAGCAGCGCATCAGCGACGTGCTGACCGACCTGCAGGCCAACCGGGAAACCTACGCCGACTACAACGTGCAGTACCTCTACGTGACCGACGAGCGGCAGCGGCTGCGCGGGGTGCTGCGCATGCACGATCTGCTGTTTCCCGTGCACGCCGCGCCGCTGAGCCAGCTGATGATCCGCGACCCGCACAAGGTCCGGGTGGACGCGGGGCTGGACCGGCTGCGGGACTTTTTCGAGGAGCACCGCCTCTTCGGCGCCCCGGTGGTGGACGAGCAAAACCGCCTGCAGGGAGTGGTGCTGCCCGAAGCGGTGGAGGAGGCAGGCCGCAAGCGTTCGGTCAGGCAGTTTCTCGGCCTCAGCGGCATCATCGGTGGCGAGGAATTCCGCAGCATGCCGCTGCTGGTGCGCTCGGGCCGCCGCCTGTCGTGGCTGAGCCTGAACATCGTGCTCAACATCATCGCCGCCAGCGTCATCGCCATCTACCAGGACACCCTGGCGGCGGCCATCGCCCTGGCGGTGTTTTTGCCCATGGTCAGCGACATGAGCGGCTGTTCGGGGAACCAGGCGGTGGCGGTCAGCATGCGCGAGCTCTCCCTCGGCCTGGTGCGCCCCGGCGAGTTGCTCCGGGTCATGGCCAAGGAGGCGAGCCTCGGCGTCGTCAACGGCCTGGCCCTGGGCCTGCTGCTGGGGGCCGTGGCCTTTTTCTGGAAGAACAACTACTACCTGGGGCTGGTGGTCGGCGGCGCGCTGGCCGCCAACACCCTGGTGGCCGTGACCCTCGGCGGGCTGCTACCGCTGCTGCTCAAGCGCCTGAAGATGGACCCGGCCCTGGTCTCCAGTCCGCTGCTGACCACGGTCACCGACATGGCCGGCTTCTTTTTCGTGCTCAGCTTCGCTACCGCGGTCCTGCCGCGGCTGAGCGGGGGGTGA